AATGCTTACATTGATCACGAGGTGATCTATGTACTTATTTTCGAATCGTTGACATCTGCATGGGATTGTACTTTGACTGTCCATTAGAAAAACTGATTAAAGGATGCCCTTGGAGAGTTGTCACAGtgtcgttataattattatttcattAAAGCAAAATGTCATAATTTGATGTGATCAAATTTTTTGCTctctttgtgtgtgcagtgtttgGGAGTGCTTGTGACGGTGGCTGGGTTCGTAGTCATCTTCTTGGTGGGCAGTTACAATGAACCAGCCTTCCCTCACGCTATTGTCGACATTGTACTTACCACTCTCATGATTCAGCAGTTCCTATCAGGAATATTGTGAGCATTAGTTGTGTGTATGCTTAGCCTTGAGATAATTAAGAAATTCTGACAGTGAAACTTGTGTATTGTGTTCACTCTACTGAAGCAGGTGactggtcaccctctatattAATACAACCAGACACAAtgagtacaaccagtaggccCGGTTGTACAAAAGATGCGTGTGTGGACAAGGAGGATGGCAAGACTCCCCCTGAAGAAAAGACCGCTTAAATCGCAAGTGTTGGAACTTTATTATGATGCCATCTCAGGATTCCTCACCATAGCGATAGGACTGGGATAGCTAGGTGAGCATAGTGTCTATAGCACTGTTATGATGACAGAGAGCTGCGAACTATAATATTTACGTGCTATTAAACTTTCTGTTCACATTTATAAGAATTAGAAGCGTGTTTATATATAGTTTACTTATACATTTGAGGGCATGTTTTGCCATGCACTTATCTCTGCATGTTTTCACAATGATTATTGTGTTGGCTTTTTAAAATACACCTCACATTCTGCAGTACACTACAACAAGCCTCTAAATCCCGTAgaaacagctatatatatacatgtatatacgctAAAACACTTTGCCCAGATTATTTGTTGTGGAAGGTTATCATTTGTGTTCTCTTGcgtatgtaatagttgtaccatggatatcaagggtgtattggatttgtactaccgagGGTAGGTGTATGCACGAggtagtacaataacaatacacaCGCAGATATCCATGGTATAGGTAGCTTGTGTACTATGAACACGTATTGATTAGAAGCAATTAGAAGATGTTGTCCAACCCATTTACAAACACTCTTGATCCCTGCCGTGCATGTACTGTGCATATTTTGTGTGGTGTGCTTGCACTttacaaaccacatttacaacttcaaCACCCGCACATTTTGTGCTTTCCACAGATTTGTCTCGGTAGTCTTCTTTAAAAGAGAGGGTCCTTAaagggtggagggtgggcttcaGGCTGACCTCAGTCAATGTACCCTGAATGTACACCCTAGCAGGgtacatgggatttgtactctgtagtatcctgagagtttcaatggatattccttagtgtcatagcacatcatggtacaagtaatagttgtaccatggataccaaggatgtattggatttgtactaccgagggcagttgtatgtattctcTGAGGGCAcatattccttagtgtcatGCATGGTACAAGTATACGTGCCTACTTGGATTACATTGCACAGATTCTGATGAATTGACCTGCATATAAACTGACCCATGCGTTTAACTTTATCAGAATCATCCCCATACTGGAAGATATAGGTCATAGGAAGATATAGGTCTACTGACGTAGGCTATAGTTACGCATTGCATTACCAATATCTTATTAAACACATTTGAGTACCAAAGAATTAGCAAAAACAGGTTCGTTCTATCAGTCTAAGTACTAACGTATCTGATTTCTCCATGTGCCTGATTTGACTGCAACTTTATGTTTCGTTTTGCCGCCTGCATGGGGTAGGATAATCGTTACACAAATCTGTATCACTTTATTTCCTCACTTGTCCATAAGCTTCATTAGACTCCACTTGAATGTCTTGTGTACTTGGTGTCATTGCTAGATCAACTTCCTCGTATACTGGACCAGCTGGAACTCCATTGCCTGACAGTTGTCTATCTGTCATTGCTAGGTACACTTCCTTGTATACTGGACCAGCTGGAACTCCATTGCCTGACAGTTGTCTATCTGTCATTGCTAGGTACACTTCCTCGTATACTGGAACAGCTGGGGCTATTGGAACTTCATTGCCTGACAGTTGTCTAGTTTCTGAGGGCCAAGTCACAAATGCAAGATGAATGTGATAATGCAGTCGCAAGTAAATCCTTTAGTTTGCACTTACTTTTTCTTTTGTTTGTGATAGTGACTAAGAGAAATATGACGACCAGTAAGATCAGTACCATCGCTATAGCAACAACACCTCCAGATAGAGCAGCAGTATTCCATGCACCAGTTATTGCCTCACCTATGGGTCAATATACAGCATACAGACAGGCATTGAGACATAAAAATGAACTTACTGTTACACTCCAATAGAGCCGGGTCAGGATCCCATAAACCAGAGTTGTTACAAGTGGCAGTCTCTGTACCCACCAGTGAAAAACCAGGATCACATTGGAAGGTAATGACTGAGCTCTCGGTTTGGTTAGTGTTGGTGAGCAACACTCCATTAAGTGGAGGGGCAGGCAGGACACAGGTAACTATATACGTACAAGGAATAGTGGATGCGCATGTCAAAATAAAgtaatcactataataattatactacattaAAGTATGGGGGTTAACAGTTGCGAAAGCTCACGTTCACAAATTGCTGCTTCTCCATCAAAAATACCAGTAGTGCTGCtaccatctccagtgcaagtccttgtgttgttaccaaccagaacaaacccagtgtcacaactgtGGTTAGCCATGGTGTTGAAAGAATAGTTACCGTTTTCATCAGAAGTATTATTGTATGTCACAAAGCCATTGGTAGGAGCAGTCAAGGGAGGACAGGTTATAGCTATGGTGAAATGAAGCAATCAGTATGATGACCTACTATTTAAAAACTCAACTTACCATTACAGATGAGTTCATCAGTTCCAGATAATGAAGCAAAAAATCCATTCAAACAGCTACAGTTGAAGTGTTCCGTGTTATTCAAACAAACAGAATTTTTACCACAGATGCATTGTATGGGAGATAATCTCATGCCTCCAGGGTAACCGTAAGAATTGTCTGAGCTGAAACCATACACTGAAACACCTAGAACTGCTGAGCTGTTTTGATGGCGGATGGAATGAGCTCCAGGAGACACATTCATTCTACTTATGTGGCCACAAATCTCTCCATTTGAACAGACAACGTTCCTCCAGCCAGTAACAACAGATTCATCTATTAACATTTGTGCAGTTTGAAAAAACTCAGAAGAAACATACACAGTGACATAGTTGGATACGAAAAAAGTAAACGCTgcgacaaaataattatttgtaaactgctcAATTGGAGGGATTATCATCATGAATGTGCCTCCCACGCCTTCACTCCTAATACTATAGGCATACTGTGCAACCAGTACTGGAGAAGTGGATTCAATGCTACAGAAACTGTTAATAGGGATTTCAAATTCTCTGAAACTCCCTCCACCCTGCAACTGGAATTGACCGACTGATACGTTAGTGTTACAGTTCACAGCTACATTTGCTGCTCGGGCACTAAGAACACGAATACGTTCACCAGTAGATCTACCCTCGAGAGATCCCACGAGAAATGTTGAGCCCCATGTCACAGTCGGAGGCACTTGTTCAACCAGGTAGTCACAGTAGAGTGTACCTTGAGGAACACTAGCGCAATCAGATCCACTAAATACAGACAAAGGTTTGGAGCTAGTTATTCTTGTTCCTGTAAGATCATTATCACTTTCAATCTGATATGTTTCCATACTATTTAGTGTTATTGTTGAGGAATCGAATTTGACAACAGTTTCATTTTCACAAGCCACTAGCAAAATTACACTAGGAGTGATACTACTAATGGTGTCATAGGAGATTCCATAATATTCGTATTCATCAACTGCCATTTTAGAACATGGTAACGCTAAATAAGCGTCTGTAGTAGCTGAATGAAAAGACATCCCGTACAAATTTATGCTTCCGTCGGTTTCAACAAGGATCCCCTTGTTCCTTTCATTAACAGAAGAAACCTCAAAATTGGATGGAACATTTACTCTAGTTGAAGAGTTAGAAACATTCCCACTGATATTAATTGGAGTTACTGTGAAATTAACAGCACTTGACTCTGGGTTTGTGATAAACAAAATCAATTTGGGATTGATTCCTGGATATTGAACAACATTTCTTGGGAAACTGACCATGAATTTCTTGCCAGCACTTGATAAAATATTATCTAGGATATGGACAATTCAAGGATTACATGCTAAATTCTACAAGATTTCAGTCCTACCTGTAGTGTGGGCATCATAAGATGTTGCAAATgtgattatgattattgtcaatgacaaagtagatctagcaattctgtagctcattattttgcaactGGTTGAATTTAGTCTATTATATATTCAGTGAGGCAAGCTTTAAATACTCACTAACTATATCTCTGAAATattaagcccctccccctcataaacaataataacagtaTCCCCCATGGTGGGTGCTGCATGCCTCTATTAGATCTTGGATTTATGTTGCCATGGAGTGTCCCCTTGACCTTCACAAGATCTAGAAAGTCCCCCGTCCAAGAGGCTGGAATGTTTGGTCTAACTATTGCTATTGCTATGGACCCCAAAGTTTCTTGAGAGGGTCTCCTGTGACAATAGCACAGAGCACGGTAGCAATATTGCTTCACAATCCAAAAATGTTAACAAGAATACCAAATGTATGGCTGTTGTTTAACTACAACCCTCCCTCCATTAATgctttggggactctttcagctgctgcATGGTATTCattttcaacgattttatgaatTTATGAAACTTAGAAATACTTTTCAAAAGAACAGAGAAGCCCATTCAGTTCTCCGTAAATAGTCCACCCTaattccataattatttcgtTTCATATTTCATTCCATTCCACATTCCTCTTTTACCCCCTGCAGATGTCTGGTGTCATTAATAGGAAGGCTTACATTGATCACGAGGTGATCTATGTATTTATTTTCGAATCGTTGACATCTGCATGGGATTGTACTTTGACTGTCCATTAGAAAAACTAATTAAAGGATGCCCTTGGAGAGTTGTCACagtgtagttataattattatacctcggtgcgcatgcgcaagcgaggtatacggaagtgtgtttgtgtgtctgtgtgtgtagactgtttcagctgttcaaggatcaatgaagtgcaagtaagagtttctatggGCTTCTAGtgatgttttcttggcttggtatttgtggatttgcaaaataaagcttcgttctcgagttatgcctagttttgcttacttggaatgccattgcagccttttcagaaggtccgtagcaaaacttgttcaccgagtgttgctactctactttgTAGCtaactctgcactagaacgctagctattggtacctgcaagagtgagaagagagctgcaaggctctgctgacttgcagccattaattttagatttgatattttggcatcgatcgttttaacaTCGATCattgtcgatcattacccactctttgagtttctggattctgcatgcagcaaaattaatcatgataattataatcagtgtgtgtataaaagctagctattagtagctttatgttatgtagctttggcacctccaccgaggcatcagcacccacggtgcttttATTATTTCATTAAAGCAAAATGTCATAATTTGATGTGATCAAATTTTTTTGCTctctttgtgtgtgcagtgtttgGGAGTGCTTGTGACGGTGGCTGGGTTCGTATATAGTCATCTTCTTGGTGGGCAGTTACAATGAACCAGCCTTCCCTCACGCCATTGTCGGCATTGTACTTACCACTCTCATGATTCAGCAGTTCCTATCGGGAATATTGTGAGCTTTAGTTGTGTGTATGCTTAGCCTTGAGATAATTAAGAAATTCTGACAGTGAAACTTGTGTATTGTGTTCACTCTACTGAAACAGGTGactggtcaccctctatattAATACAACCAGACACAAtgagtacaaccagtaggccTGGTTGTACATAAGATGCGTGTGTGGACAAGGAGGATGGCAAGACCCCCCCTGAAGAAAAGACCACCTAAATCGCAAGTGATGGAGCTTTATCATGCCATCTCAGGATTCCTCACCATAGCGATAGGACTGGGATAGCTAGATGAGCATAGTGTCTATAGCACTGTTATGATGACAGAGAGCTGCGAACTATAATATTTACGTGCTATATTGAACTTTCTGTTCACATTTATGAGAATTAGAAGCGTGTTTATATATAGTTTACTTACATTTGAGGGCATGTTTTGCCATATGCACTTATCTCTGCATGCTTTCACAATAATTAGAGTGTTGGCTTTTTAAAATACACCTCACATTCTGCAGTACACTACAACAAGCCTCTAAATCCCGTAgaaacagctatatatatatatatacatgtatataggctaAAACACTTTGCCCAGATTATTTGTTGTGGAAGGttatcattattttgtgttcTCTTGCATATGTAATAgctgtaccatggatatcaaaagtgtattggatttgtactaccgagggcagttgtatgtattcccttggggaatacatacaactgcatgaggtaccgtatagcgggaaattttcgtggggtgcaaattttcgcgtttttcgagggcagagtagtcaacgcgaaaattaaaactgggataaactcccacgcaccggtatacGCAGGTGCAAAacctattggtgggtgtggtttattgGCATtgacacgaaaattaaaaccgcgaaaatttctgctgagggctctgggagccaaatagcgaaaatttgcacccgcgaaaatttcccgctatacggtagtacaataacaatacacacgcagatatccatggtacaggtAGCTTGTGTACTATGAACACGTATTGATTAGAAGCAATTAGAAGGTGTTGTCCAACCCATTCTTTGATCCCTgccgtgcatgcactgtgcacatttGTGTGGTGTGCTTGCACTttacaaaccacatttacaacttcaaAACCCGCACATTTTGTGCTTTCCACAGATTTGTCTCGGTAATCTTCTTTAAAAGAGAGGGTCCTTATAAAGGGTGGAAGGTGGGCTTCAGGCTGACCTCAGTCAATGTACCCTGAATGTACACCCTAGCAGGgtacatgggatttgtactctgtagtatcctgagagtttaaatggatattccttagtgtcatAGCACATCATAGTAcaagtaatagttgtaccatggataccaagggtgtattggatttgtactaccgagGGTAGTTGTATGTATTCTCCGAGGGCGCATATTTCTTAGTGTCATGGTACAAGTATACGTGCCTACTTGGATTACATTGCACAGATTCTGATGAATTGACCTGCATGTAAACATGACCCATGCGTTTAACTTTATCAGAATCATCCACATACTGGAAGATATAGGTCATAGGTAGATATAGGTCTACTGACGTAGGCTATAGTTACGCATTGCATTACCAATATCTTATCAAACACATTAATTTGAGTACCAAAGAATTAGCAAAAACAGGTTCGTTCTATCAGTCTAAGTACTAACGTATCTGATTTCTCCATGTGCCTGATTTGATTGCAACTTAATGTTTCGTTTTGATTGCAACTTAATGTTTCGTTTTGCCGCCTGCATGGGGTAGGATAATCGTTACACAAATCCGTATCACTTTATTTCCTCACTTGTCCATAAGCTTCATTAGACTCCACTTGAATGTCTTGTGTTCTTGGTGTCATTGCTAGATCAACTTCCTCGTATACTGGACCAGCTGGAACTCCATTGCCTGACAGTTGTCTATCTGTCATTGCTAGGTACACTTCCTCGTATACTGGAACAGCTGGGGCTATTGGAACTTCATTGCCTGACAGTTGTCTAGTTTCTGAGGGCCAAATCACAAATGCAAGATGAATTAATGTGATAATGCAGTCACAAGTAAATCCTTTAGTTGCACTtactttttcttttctttgtgATAGTGACTAAGAGAAATATGACGACTAGTAAGATCAGTaccatcactatagcaacaacACTTCCAGATAGAGCAGCAGCATTCCATGCACCAGTTATTGCCTCACCTATGGGTCAATATACAGCATACAGACAGGCATTGAGACATAAAAATGAACTTACTGTCACACTCCAATAGAGCAGGGTCAGGATCCCATAAACCAGAGTTGTTACAAGTGGCAGTCTGTATACCCAGCAATGAAAAACCAGGATCACATTGGAAGGTAATGACTGAGCTCTCGGTTTGGTTAGTGTTGGTGAGCAACACTCCATTAAGTGGAGGGGCAGGCAGGACACAGGTAACTATATACGTACAAGGAATAGTGGATGCGCATGTCAAAATAAAGtaatcactataatatagtatGGGTTAACAGTTGCGAAAGCTCACGTTCACACTTTGCTGCTTCTCCATCAAAAATACCAGTATTGCTGCtaccatctccagtgcaagtccttgtgttgttaccaaccagaacaaacccagtgtcacaactgtGGTTAGCCATGGTGTTGAAAGAATAGTTGCCGTTTTCATCAGAAGTATTATTGTATGTCACAAAACCATTGGTAGGAGCAGTCAAGGGAGGACAGGTTATAGCTATGGTGAAGAAATGAAGCAATCAGTATTTAAATACTCAACTTACTATTACAGACGACTTCATCAGTTCCAGAAAATGAAACATTCAAGCAGCTACAATTGAACTGTTCCCTGTTATTCAAATTTTGACCATAGTTACATTGAATGGGAAATAATCTCATGCCTCCAGGGTAACCATAAGAATTTCGTTTGTCAAATCCGTACACTGACACACCTAGAACGGCTGACCTGTTTTGATGGTGGATAGAATGTGCTCCAGTAGACACATTCGTTCTACTTATGTGGCCACAAATCTCTCCACTTGAAGAGACAACATTCCTCCAGCCAGTAACAATGGAATTGTCTAACACTATTTGTGCAGTTTGAAAACACTCAGAAGAAACATACACCGTGACATAGTTGGATACGAAATGAGGAAACGCTTCAACAAAGTAGttatttgtaaactgctcAATTGGAGGGATTATCATCATGAATGGATCTCCCACGTCATCACTACCCCTACCATATGCATACTGAGTGACCAGTACTGGAGAAGTGGATTCAATGCTACAGGAACTGTTAATAGGGACTTCAAATTCTCTGAAGCTCCCTCCACTCTGTAACTGGAATTTACTGACTGATACGTTAGTGTTGCAGTTCACAGTATGCTGCTCAGGCACTAAGAACACGAATACGTTCACCAGAAGATCTACCCTCGAGAGATGCTACGAGGAATTTTAAGCCCTATGTCACAGTCGGAGGCACTTGTTCAACCAGGTGGTCACAGTGGACGCATATATTTTGTGGAACATTAGCACACTCAGCTCCACTAAACACAGACAAAGGTTTGGAGCTTGTTATTCTTGTTCCTGTGAGATCATTATCACTTGCAATCTGATACGTTTCCATACTATTTAGTGTTATTGTTGAGGAATTGAATTTGACAAGTGTTCCATTTTCACACGCCACCAACAAAATCACGCTATGGTAATAAATAACATCATAGGAGATTCCATAATATTCGTATTCATCCACTGCCATTACAGTACAGGGTAATGCTAAATAAGCATCTGCAGTACCTGAATTAAAAGACATTCCAAACAAATTGATGTTTCCATCAGCTTCAACAAGGATTCCCTTGTTTCTTTCATTGACAAATGATACCTCAAAACTGGATGGAATGTTTGCCCTAGTTGAAGAGTTAGAAACATTCCCACTGATATTAATTGGAGTGACTGTAAAATTAACAGCACTTGACTCTGGGTTTGTGATAAACAAAAACAACTCGATTCCTATATTATATAGGTAATTTCTTCCAAAAAAACCAACCACGAAGTTTTTGCCAGCACTTGACGAGGTCTCATCTAAGATCAATGGACATTTTAAGGTATACAAGGATATAGACTACAAGAGTTCAGTCCTACCTGTAATTTGGGCATCACAAGATGAAGCAAATgtgattatgattattgtcAATGCCAAAGTAGATCTAGCAATTCTGTAGCTCATTATTTTTAGCAACTAGTTGACTATCAAATAGATAAGAGTACAAAATGAACTGAAATGAACAGCATGAACTGCTTTAATAAACGAGGAACTGCATTAATTTTTCCAAATCTGTGTCATTATCAGTTCTGTTGTTGAGGTTTAAAAGTGTGGTTGAGTAAACTGTGGTGTGCATGGTTTGTAAGCACTGACCTGTGTCAGCAACTGTTAATACGACTTTAATAAACTGTAACTTGTATACAATAATTGTGCTAGCTATTAAATGTGCatgccaccataattatttattccacggagtgtacagtgcACAGTACGCAATACACGTATTGCTCTGTGCTTTGTAAGCACTGATCTGGTTGTGTTTGCAACTATTATGACTTTATAATAGATGTATAGTTTAATTTGctattgtaataattaattagcATGCAACGTACTTTATGCAATAttattgaaaacacacacagtaagcactgtcaatcctatgtacaattATTACATTATTTCCGTGTATATCctttctccataattataaactataattaataattattatacagcctCTACCATGCAGCTATACTATAGCCATTGACCCTCACAATACACGAGCGTACTTCAACCTCAGAGTGAACTACCTTAACGCACAAGACTTGTAGAGCTGGAACCTGCATGGCTACAATCTTGGAGTGTAATGCAACCGTCAATATGATAGGCTGGCAGAGGCTGAGAGTGTGCTGGTTAGACTGAGGAACTGAGGAAGTAAAGAAGTGGATTCAATGCTACAGAAACTGTTATTAATAGGGATTTTAAATTCTCTGAAACTCCCTCCACTCTGTAACTGAAATTCATTGATTCACAGCTACACTTGCTGCTCTGGCACGAATACGTTCACCAGAAGATCTATATCCTCGAGATATGCTACGAGGAATTTTAAGCCCCATGTCACAGTCGGAGGCACTTGTTCAACTAGGTGATCACAGTAGCGTATACCTTGAGGAATCTCAGCACAATCAGATCCACTAAATGCAGACAAAGGTTTGGAGCTAGTTATTCTTGTTCTTGTGAGATCAGTATCACTTTCAATCTGATACGTTTCTATACTATTGAGTGTTACTGTTGAGGAATCAAATTTGAcaatattttcattttcacATACAGGAAGAGATATATAGTACGTATAGGCAATGTAACCTGAGTCACAAATTGCATTGCCAATTAGATTCCATTTGAGTAGCCTATAAGAGGAATATGTTATAAGCTTAGGTATTTTCTGCCTTTTGAACTTTGAGACCAAACGAAACGCagtgcaaaaataattatggcccaATTATTATAagaccaataattataataatgtcatCACTGACAATGGTGAGTGGCTCTATTAATGAGTCCTGGTAGTACTTAATAGACAAGTTGGTTACTATAATAGCTATGTTTTCTGTTGTTGCTTTTAAGTTTACTGGATTACATTCACATAACTATAAtaaagcaataaattatatatacttgtcGTTGACTCTGGGTTTGTCATAAACAAAAACAACTCTCGACTGTTCCTGTTCGGCGATTCATTATATCATTTCTTGGGAAACCGACCACGAATTTTTTGCCAGCACTTGATGAGGAGGTTAAAATTTCATCTGGGATTAATGAGAGATTTTACATGTAATCATTATAGACTAATTCAGTCCTACCTGCAATTTGGGCATCACAAGATGAAGAAAATgtgattatgattattgtcAATGCTCTGATAGGCCACCTTCCAAAGGTCTGGTTTTAGTTGTGTCTTGATGGGGCTACGCCCTGTGCCCTTGTTATAGACAGCCCCATGCAATCCAGCAGCAATGCcaaagtagatctatagcaaTTCTGGAGCTCATTATTTTTAGCGACTGGTGTTGATTAACTCTAAGTTAGCTGTCTTATAAAGTTCCTGCtgcgcatgcatgtacgtagtgTGGAAAATGTCAGTAATCAAGTAATTATGTAGTCAAAACTTGAACAATGCTCACTAGATCTAGGTTTATTAATATCAGATCTAGTAAAATCTCTGAAATATTCAACCCCCCTAAAACACCTTCCCCCCCAAGATGCATGGGTAATTTGAAATCACAGTCGCCCctgctatagatctagatgtAATTGGATTTATGTTGCCATGGAGTCCCCCTCCACCCCACACTGACTAtctgtactgcatgtaaaaCTATACAGTTTAGTTAGCTCTAAACATCATTATAATGTCTAGTCTCTAAGCTCCCTCTTGACAGGGACCGTCTAGCTTTACACACTAatcaaattaatgtatgcaaGAATGCAATTTCTTGTCACAGTAACTATCTTATAATAGCATCTCTGCCAGCTGGTTAGATTTTGTCAGCCATAAATCCGGTcgactcatggttgctatgatctaaactgtctagacactgtttaggaaatTTCTACGTAATTTGAAGCCCTCAAGGCTTAGTAGGGCCCCCGGGGATATACAACAAGTGTTTAGAGATTCTAAATCACGTAAAAACTTCCTAGGAAGcttccatgtgatttagaagccctcagggctaaatagaaccctcactgcgttatACTGCGGTATACTACAACAAGCCCTTTTGGCTTCTATAATCCCGTAaaacagctatatacatgtacgctaAAACACTTTGCCaagattataataatatttgttGTGGAAGGTTATTATTGAGTATGTATACGTGCCTACTTGGATTACATTGCTATAGTTACGCATTGCATTGCCTACAAACACATTGAGTACCAAAATTAGCAAAAACAGGTTTGTTCTATCAGTCTAAGTACTAACGCATCTGATTTCTCCATATGCCTGATTTGACTGCAACTTAATGTTTTGCCTGGCCATCTGAATGGGATAAGATAATCATTACACAAATCTCTATCACTTTATTTCCTCACTTGTCCATAAGCTTCATTAGACTCCACTTGAATGTCTTGTGTTCTTGGTGTCATTGCTAGATCAACTTCCTCGTATACTGGACCAGCTGGGACTATTGGAACTCCATTGCCTGACAGTTGTCTATTTGTCATTGCTAGATATGCTTCTTCGTATACTGGACCAGCTGGGGCTATTGGAACTTCATTGTCTGACATTTGTCTAGTTTCTGAGCCAAATCACAAATGCAagatataattaattgaatGTGATAATGCAGTCGCAAGTAAATCCTTTAGTTGCACTtactttttcttttctttgtgATAGTGACTACTAGGAAAAATATGACGACTAGCAAGATCACTaccatc
This is a stretch of genomic DNA from Halichondria panicea chromosome 1, odHalPani1.1, whole genome shotgun sequence. It encodes these proteins:
- the LOC135336648 gene encoding complement receptor type 2-like — encoded protein: MMIIPPIEQFTNNYFVEAFPHFVSNYVTVYVSSECFQTAQIVLDNSIVTGWRNVVSSSGEICGHISRTNVSTGAHSIHHQNRSAVLGVSVYGFDKRNSYGYPGGMRLFPIQCNYGQNLNNREQFNCSCLNVSFSGTDEVVCNTITCPPLTAPTNGFVTYNNTSDENGNYSFNTMANHSCDTGFVLVGNNTRTCTGDGSSNTGIFDGEAAKCELTCVLPAPPLNGVLLTNTNQTESSVITFQCDPGFSLLGIQTATCNNSGLWDPDPALLECDSEAITGAWNAAALSGSVVAIVMVLILLVVIFLLVTITKKRKKTRQLSGNEVPIAPAVPVYEEVYLAMTDRQLSGNGVPAGPVYEEVDLAMTPRTQDIQVESNEAYGQAAKRNIKLQSKRNIKLQSNQAHGEIRYVST